The Micromonospora sp. Llam0 genome includes a window with the following:
- a CDS encoding sugar ABC transporter permease has protein sequence MSTPSTVDASPQAQVPLPPVDDLPRRGRSRPRSRTWRRALRRDWQLYSLVILPLVFFLIFRYLPMLGNVIAFRRFQPGGSVFGEYWVGLRYVRMFLADPTFWQVFTNTLILGTLTLVVVFPLPIVLALLLNEVRARRMKRFVQSVSYLPHFLSIVIVAAMVMQILSVDGTVNSIIRAFGGDAIPFLQQPGWFRTIYVSSEVWQTVGWGTILYLAALTTIDEDLYEAARIDGANRWRQTWHVTLPGIRPTMITLLILNIGTFMAVGFEKILLLYNPLTYPTADVISTYLYRMGVVSSNFSYAAAIGLFEALIGLTLVLSANLIARRTVGTSLW, from the coding sequence ATGAGCACACCCAGCACGGTCGATGCGTCGCCGCAGGCGCAGGTGCCCTTGCCGCCGGTCGACGATCTACCGCGACGCGGCCGGAGCCGGCCCCGCTCACGTACCTGGCGGCGGGCGCTGCGCCGCGACTGGCAGCTCTACTCGCTGGTCATCCTGCCGTTGGTCTTCTTCCTGATCTTTCGCTACCTGCCGATGCTGGGAAACGTCATCGCGTTCCGGCGGTTCCAGCCCGGTGGCAGCGTCTTCGGCGAGTACTGGGTCGGTCTGCGCTACGTCCGGATGTTCCTCGCCGACCCGACGTTCTGGCAGGTCTTCACCAACACCCTGATCCTCGGCACGCTCACCCTGGTCGTGGTGTTCCCGCTGCCGATCGTGCTCGCCCTGCTGCTCAACGAGGTCCGCGCCCGCCGGATGAAGCGGTTCGTCCAGTCGGTGTCCTATCTGCCGCACTTCCTGTCGATCGTGATCGTCGCGGCGATGGTGATGCAGATCCTCTCGGTCGACGGCACGGTCAACTCGATCATCCGGGCGTTCGGCGGTGACGCGATCCCGTTCCTGCAGCAGCCGGGCTGGTTCCGCACCATCTACGTCTCCTCCGAGGTGTGGCAGACCGTCGGCTGGGGGACGATCCTCTACCTCGCCGCCCTCACCACGATCGACGAGGACCTCTACGAGGCGGCCCGGATCGACGGGGCGAACCGGTGGCGGCAGACCTGGCACGTGACGCTGCCCGGCATCCGGCCCACCATGATCACCCTGCTGATCCTCAACATCGGCACCTTCATGGCGGTCGGCTTCGAGAAGATCCTGCTGCTGTACAACCCGCTGACCTACCCGACCGCCGACGTGATATCGACGTACCTCTACCGGATGGGTGTCGTCTCCAGCAACTTCAGCTACGCCGCCGCCATCGGCCTGTTCGAGGCGCTGATCGGGCTGACCCTGGTGCTGTCCGCCAACCTGATCGCCCGTCGCACAGTGGGGACGAGCCTGTGGTGA
- a CDS encoding LacI family DNA-binding transcriptional regulator: MTEAPPLPPARPAAPSTPTSVPTTDPPSPTTIATIADEVGVSVTTVSKVLNGKADVAPQTRARVEASLARHQYRRRARRPPIRHDQIDLVFHEFDSLWAMEIIHGVETIASAAGIGLNLTQLGGRHSPPKDWLDGTVARRPLGVLFVLCHLTERQQELLARQLIPFVVIDTDSATSASVPTVGSNNWNGGLIATRHLLQLGHRRIAIISGPRDVLCAQARTAGFRSAHDEAGLSVTADLVRHGDFYVDAGFAHGMALLDRPDRPTAIFAGSDMQALGVLRAARQLGLDVPHDLSVIGYDNVPVAAWTVPALTTVNQPLRDMAGTAAQMLLDLARGAELSTSRIDLVTELVIRESTAPPPTA; encoded by the coding sequence ATGACAGAAGCGCCGCCACTGCCCCCAGCACGTCCCGCCGCACCGTCGACTCCCACCTCCGTCCCGACCACCGACCCACCGTCTCCGACGACCATCGCCACCATCGCCGACGAGGTCGGCGTCTCGGTCACCACCGTATCCAAGGTTCTCAATGGTAAGGCAGACGTGGCGCCGCAGACCCGAGCCCGGGTGGAGGCCAGCCTGGCCCGGCACCAGTACCGCCGGCGGGCCCGGCGCCCGCCGATCCGCCACGACCAGATCGATCTCGTCTTCCACGAGTTCGACTCACTCTGGGCGATGGAGATCATCCACGGGGTGGAAACCATCGCCAGCGCCGCCGGCATCGGTCTCAACCTGACCCAGCTCGGCGGCCGGCACAGCCCGCCGAAGGACTGGCTCGACGGCACGGTGGCCCGTCGTCCGCTCGGCGTGCTCTTCGTCCTGTGCCACCTCACCGAACGGCAACAGGAGCTACTCGCCCGCCAGCTCATCCCGTTCGTAGTGATCGACACCGACAGCGCCACGTCGGCGTCGGTGCCGACCGTCGGATCCAACAACTGGAACGGCGGGCTGATCGCCACCCGGCACCTGCTGCAGCTCGGGCATCGGCGGATCGCCATCATCTCCGGACCACGGGACGTGCTGTGCGCTCAGGCCCGTACCGCCGGATTCCGGTCGGCCCACGACGAGGCCGGCCTGTCGGTCACGGCCGACCTCGTCCGGCACGGCGACTTCTACGTCGACGCCGGCTTCGCACACGGAATGGCGCTGCTGGACCGCCCGGACCGGCCGACCGCGATCTTCGCCGGATCCGACATGCAGGCACTGGGCGTGCTACGGGCCGCCCGCCAGCTCGGCCTGGACGTCCCGCACGACCTTTCGGTGATCGGGTACGACAACGTGCCGGTCGCCGCCTGGACGGTGCCCGCGCTGACCACCGTCAACCAGCCGCTGCGCGACATGGCCGGCACCGCCGCGCAGATGTTGCTGGACCTGGCCCGCGGTGCCGAGTTGTCGACCAGCCGCATCGACCTGGTCACCGAGTTGGTGATCCGGGAGAGCACCGCCCCGCCCCCGACCGCCTGA
- a CDS encoding acetylxylan esterase, translated as MPSFDLPLPQLATYNPSVVEPADFTTFWKSTLDDAASRDVLLDVRPEPTDLRLLDTWQVTFRGFGGDPVNAWYTRPAGVDTPLPAVVEYLGYGRGRGLPHERLTWPVAGYAHLLMDARGQGDQYGNGGDTPDPHPAAAGGPGPVTRGILDPTGYYYRRLITDAVRAVTAVRTLPGVDPARVVAAGNSQGGGLALAVAGLVDDLAALICTAPFGCHWRRAIEITDNEPYGDVARYLAVHRDAEPAVRRTLSYFDGVSFARTAVAPAHFGIGLRDTVCPPSTVFAAYNQYGAGNGRPDRPDREIHPYPFNGHEGGEAEQVRRQLRWLHELFP; from the coding sequence GTGCCCTCGTTTGATCTGCCGTTGCCGCAACTTGCGACGTACAACCCATCTGTCGTCGAACCGGCCGACTTCACGACGTTCTGGAAGTCGACCCTGGACGATGCCGCCAGCCGTGACGTGCTGCTCGACGTCCGTCCGGAGCCGACCGACCTGCGCCTGCTGGACACCTGGCAGGTGACGTTCCGCGGGTTCGGCGGGGACCCGGTCAACGCCTGGTACACCCGACCGGCCGGGGTCGACACGCCGCTGCCGGCGGTCGTCGAGTATCTCGGCTACGGGCGGGGCCGGGGCCTGCCGCACGAGCGGCTGACCTGGCCGGTCGCCGGCTACGCGCACCTGCTGATGGACGCCCGTGGTCAGGGCGACCAGTACGGCAACGGCGGGGACACCCCGGATCCGCACCCTGCCGCCGCCGGTGGCCCGGGGCCGGTGACCCGGGGGATCCTCGACCCCACCGGCTACTACTACCGGCGGCTGATCACCGACGCGGTCCGCGCGGTGACGGCGGTGCGCACGCTGCCCGGCGTCGACCCGGCCCGGGTGGTCGCGGCCGGCAACAGTCAGGGCGGCGGGCTCGCCCTGGCCGTCGCTGGTCTGGTCGACGATCTGGCCGCGCTGATCTGCACCGCGCCGTTCGGCTGCCACTGGCGGCGGGCGATCGAGATCACCGACAACGAGCCGTACGGCGACGTCGCCCGGTACCTCGCCGTGCACCGCGACGCCGAGCCAGCGGTACGCCGTACCCTGTCCTACTTCGACGGGGTGTCGTTCGCCCGCACCGCGGTGGCGCCGGCGCACTTCGGCATCGGGCTGCGCGACACCGTCTGCCCGCCGAGCACGGTATTCGCCGCGTACAACCAGTACGGTGCCGGAAATGGGCGCCCGGACCGACCGGATCGGGAAATTCACCCGTATCCGTTCAACGGCCACGAAGGCGGCGAGGCGGAGCAGGTCCGCCGACAGTTGCGCTGGCTACACGAACTATTCCCCTGA